atttctagactctaaaggcatcaaggggaaagaacaggagtatggcattgagatagaggatcagccatgatcatattataTAGCAGAGCGGCCTTGCAGAGCCGAATgactgactcctgctcctattttccatgtttctatgtttgTCCCAAATCCGCAGGATGAGTTAATGGAGTCTTGATGTGTacaaaattccaccagctttgaaggcctcagctggagtaccatCGGGGCCACaagctttgttgtttttcatctgtttgattgctcgttgcagctctcccatcaaTGGTGattcacccatggattctaccacagaCACTGGGAGATAGACTGGAGGGTATCAGCTGCCACTGCAGATTCATAGTTGAGGAGTAGTTCAGAATGTTCTTTCCAGCGTTAACAgatggcattgtcatccttaagaaaAGAAACACTATCCTGTGGACAAATGGGATCCTGTCACATATTATGATGATCAGCATGTTGTTGGATCTCTCGAgttttctcttcccaccacttGTCTTTATCTTTCAGATTTGACTTTGTGCACCTTGAGCTGTGGAATGTTGCTTTCCTGAGTTGTGACCATgggttgttctgccaggcaatgaaggtTGATCGTTTTTGTTCCAAGAGGTCACATATTTGAGCGTCATGCTCATTGGGTCCTGACGATCACGAAACTCAAACCCAATGGTCTGGGTTtagtacagctgactttatttgatcccactgttcCAAGAGTTGAGTTGGATGTGTGATGATTTTCCAGACTGGTCTTCCCAAGAGTTGGAAAGATAGGCCCCATGCAATTGCAAAGGCTTTGAATAATAGTGGAGAAGAGGATAGCAAGAAGGAGAGAACAGATTCTCTCCAAGATGATCAAAAAGATAGTGTAGAAGATAGTGGTGAGTCAAAAAGACTGATACTTTCTCACTGTCATGAAACTAGACAAGTGTAGTTCAATTGTTGTAGGTTAAAGCCTAAATCAGTGGCACTGGTGCAAATAGTGGGAATTTCTGGAGAGAAATCAGCATCAGACAGTGAAGCTTGTGAGAGATCCATTGCTTCTAATGCTTTTAGAGTGGGAGTAGATAGAGATGTGCAGGATTATAAAGGATTTATATTTAATGGGGAAGTCACTCCATTTTTGTCCAAGGAAGAACCTAAAAAGATTCTACAGGATACTGGTTCAGCTCGAAGGTTACTGGTAGGAAAAGATTTGGACTTTTCAAACATTTTTCTGAATAAAGATGTATTAGTAAGAGGTATTTTTTAttatttgatgggatgtgggtgtcgctaattgcccttgaaatttctaggcaatttcagagggcacttaggaatcaatcacattgctctgggtctggagtcacaagtaggccagaccaggtacgggtggcagatttccttgctTAAaagacataagtgaaccagatggctttttacagcaataaatgatagtttcatggcaccaatactgagactagattttaattccaccagctgttttgatggatttgaacccacatctccAGAGCATTATTTAGGCCACTGGATTAATAGTCCAATGATATTAACATTATGCCTGCCCCTGTTACAACCTCAAAATTATTGGAATAAATTATTTTGTGAATTACGTGGAAGACTCAAAAAAATGAGAAAGACAATTAAAGGTTTAAAATGATGACAGAGTAATTGAAGGATTTTAAATTGTTCAAAACTCAGACCAGCCAAGAATATCAAACCTTTCTGCTTGAACAGAAAAACTATCCCAATGACATTCTTGGAACAGCCAAAAAGGATTTTGATCAAAGAAGAAGCCATTTTGAACTttttggcccagatcttccgatcAGCATCAGAACCGTTCCAATTGATGCTGATCACCTAAAAGAGTAGAGACTCACCTGGAAGTGATTTTTCAGGTCAGATTTCCGATCCTGGCTGCTCCCTAGAGCCTCCATCATAGCCAGCCGGGCAAACCTCATCACAGCACAGGAGAGTCGAAGCCCCAACCCCCATGATGTGAGTGGAGCTGCAAATGTCCCTTAAGGGCAGCCAGCAGACTGCTTTGCATTTTAAACAGCTAAGTAACTTGATTCAAACTTCTGCACCAGTTGTCATGTATAATAgagtttttctatttttaaaaaaaacatttaatgtTATTGTTCTATAATTCtaagtttaaaagtttaaaagaattaaaaaatctAATTAATGTTATTTAATAATTCTAAGTGCAATCCACTGAAAAGTACTGATGTTTTCCCACTTGGCAGATGGCAGCATTTggaacagcagctgcagcagagGAAAGAGGGGAGTGTCAGGAGAATAAGATGCCTGATTTGGAGGGTAGTGTTGATGACAGTGCAATGGTAAAGAtaaatgttctggtttgtgagGAGGCCTGTGATGCTATGGctgctgtggtggagggagggcaCTCAGAACCTTCAGAACGTGACGAAGCTGTGGCTTTGGGAGCAGAAGCTCTGCCATCtccacaggcacacagacaacagCGGGCTCACGTTGGTGGTGAAGAAAAGAAAGACGATCTGAAGTTTCTTGAGCACTTATATCAGGAACAGGTTCAAAGTATTGAGAGTTTTAAGACCACTTCTAACTTACTTCAGCAAACTTTGACTGAATTTAAGATGGTTGTTAGCCAGAATCAATGAGATTCTTTAGCAGCAGAATGAGGTTCTAACCCAGAGACACATTTGTGGGAGATAAACTGTTCTTTGTGGGAGGTAAGCTGCCCTTTGGGAGAAGAAAATGTCCTTTGAGATCGTTAGAAGTAGGCATGAATGTGCAtcaaaagtgcataaactcattggaagtGAGAGCTCAATGGAACTGTCAAAAACAATTGTCAAAAGTATCAAGATGAAATGTCAAAAGGAGATGTCAAGCTAAAAAGGCTTTTAAAACTTCTGCCTTTAAGTCTTTAAAGAAACTGTCTGGAGTGTTAAAAATTAATatctgctatttcactctgtctgttgacaagACTCAGGAGTTGACTGGATTAGTGCTGCCTGACAGATTTTACAACCATCAATTATGACAGTGGGGtgccagtttgattgacagctccaagtagtTATGAACTCTTTAAAGCAGGACTATGAATTTCACTACTTGTTTTGTAGGGGTGAGTCAATTGAATGAATTGTTTGTTGTTATAGCGGATAATGTAATTGAAGGAATGTAAGTGTAGTAATTGAGTTTTTATGAATGAATGTTGTTTTGAAAAAATAAAATCTGTAACAAATTCTTGGAAGTTATtcttatttaatctcagcataggtcctgaggtctgcccattgtTGGTACTGCAATGGATGGTGTAAGTGTAAAGGGCGATGGATGGTGGCATGTGTTGATTTAAGTTGGCACTAATTTGGCATAGGttctataaagggccatggggagcAGGtatggggcataggttggcacggAGGATGTAAAGAGCCATGGGGGTGTTTGGATGCATAAGTTAACATGGAAAGTATGAGGGGCTTTGGGTGGGGGACATGGGATAGCATAGAAGGTATGAGGGGCTAttggggggttgggaggtggcACTGTAGAGAGGGGCACAGCAGAGAGGACAAGGATCTAGTGCTTGGAAATTGACTAAAGGTGTGAGGCGGGACTCATTCTGTGAGTATATGCCCCATGAGTTGATATCTGTCAGCGCTGCCCTATCACGTGATGCCCTGGTCTGTCCACCTCTCATGGTAcctctcctggactgtcccagTCTAGAGTGGTATTGTTCAGTGTGCAGTACACTAGAATGATTgtgaccattctctctctctggggaataCTGCGATCCACCTACAGGTGTAGCCAGTACCTGAAGCAGTTCTTCAGCATCCCACTAGCTTCTCTCTGTGAGCTGCCTCAGAGAAACACCGGCGTCAATAAACAACACCTCCTCCTCAGTGTGTACCACTTGGTTTCAGGAATTTGCATTCGCAAAATGAAACAAAATCAGGAATTCAGACACAAAGACAAAACTGACACGTCCAAGTTTAACTAGTTACCACTTTAAATCAAATCAAACTTTTAGCTGCCAGTTTacagagggaaaaacattctgTACACAGCCTTGGAACTTAACCCCTCAGAAACTGAATCTAATAGAACAGAAATATTATAAGTTACTGTCAATCATGACTTAGCGCTCTCGTCTCTGAGTCAGGGGTTTGTGTGTTCAAGTCACACATTACAAGtggcttcatttcaaaaagtacttaactggctgtaaagtgtttcagATGTcttgagtttgtgaaaggtgatatataaatgcaagtctttctttctttcttaggAAATGTTACGCTTACTGTGGACTGGAAATTATAAACCCATTGATGGAGAAAGCATACCAACCCACTGCCACATTGACCAATATATTGTGTACAAGACTCTTAATGTAGGCTCCGAATGTTTCATGGAATAAGAACACATCATGCTGACAAATCAGGTAACTTGGTTAAGTTTATAAACATGAATTTATTGTCTTATAAATCTATACAGAAGATTGATTAAACTGCAGACAAACAACAACGTTATGTTCAGCTTACACAAACTTTGAATCAACCAAACTAACAAAGCATTTGAAAATGACTCAAGATCTTTCTAAGAACACGAATTGAACCTTGGAAGAGTGTAACGTGAACATAGCACACCATTATTACATTGAGATATGATGGGCTGAGAGAACTCAGGTCTGTAGagactcacccccactccctcactatACTCAGGATAGTAGTCCTCGGACAGGATTGTACAAACATAACCCATGGTATTAGTTAAGCACCCATCACTTGAAGAAGATCTGTCTATAAACACACCTCCAACTAAAGCAGGGTCCAATTCTACCCCATACCCACTCCTGAGAGCTGTCTCACTttactaacacccacacacacatcaggtGAAACTCTCTCAGAATACGACAGACAGAAGTTTCTTTAAAATCCCTGGCCTTTAGTCTGGCTCCCAATTCCAATGGTCAGAAATGACATCAAACTTTAGTGACACAGGATGGAACTCGTTTCCATCATACAAACCCACTAATGGTTACAGAGATCCAGTGATCACATGGGTCCATGGACCAATCAGTTTCCATCCCAGATGAGTTGGACAGTGCTTTCTAATTCTCTGTCCTTTGGCCCTCCATTTACCACAATGCTTCTGTAGCCATCAATCTGGTTTAACCACTCCCTCATATCCACCTTCTTATTGAGGACATTGGAGGAAGGAGTGAAAGTCTTGTCACAAACATTGCACCTGAAAAGTTTCTCCCCTGTATGAATCCTCTGGTGTCCGAGGAGAGTCAAAGACATCATGAAAGTTTCAGCACAAACTTTACAATCGAAGGGTTAAGCCCATGTGGTTCTGATGAAGTAGGAAGCTTGAAGACCTCAAAATGAtttctcacacacctcacacctgaatggtttctcccctgtgtggatCCTCTGGTGGATTAGGAGGCCTGATGACACTGAGAATGAtttctcacacacctcacacctgaatggcttctcccctgtGTGGATCCTCTGGTGGAGCAGGAGACCTGATGACACTGAGAacgatttgtcacacacctcacacttgaatggtttctccccgcTGTGGGTCCTCTTATGGCGCAGGAGGCTTGATGACACTGAGAATGAtttctcacacacctcacacttgaatggtttctcccctgtgtgagtcCTCTTATGGCGCAAGAGGCCTGATGACACTGAGAATGATTTCTCACACACCTCGCatctgaatggtttctcccctgtgtggatCCTCTGATGGAGCAAGAGTTTTGATGACAgtgagaatgatttgttgcacgtCTTACACTTAAACGGTTTCTCCCCTGAGTGAATGTGCTGGTGTCTGTGGAGATCTGATGATGATGAAAACGAtttctcacacacctcacacatgaatggtttctcccctgtgtggacTGTCTGATGGAGCAGCAGTCTTGATAGAtgcgagaatgatttgtcacacaacTCACATTTGAACGGTTTCTCTCCTGAGTGAATGTGTTGGTGTACGCGGAGAGTTGATAACGAGAATGATTTGTTgcatacctcacacttctcccctGTATGAATGAGCTGGTGCTTTAACATGCCCGATGACTGTGCAAAGCTCTTATTACACACCTCACATTCAAaaggtttctccccagtgtgactgcgttgCTGATACTCGAATGTCGATGGATGTGCAAAAGCTTAATCACAGACGccacacttgaatggtttctctTCCATGTAGCTGTCCTTGTATTACTTGTGGGACAACAGATGAATCTTTTGTGTGAGGAGATCTTATGAGCCTGTGGAGCCGTCCAGTAGTTCATGAGGCTCGGTAAATGACTGAAGCTCTCACCACACTTGGAGCCCACTCATCCCAGTCTCACCCTGATCAATTGCTCACAACTGAACCTTCAGAAAGGTTGGTTCTGACAGAAGGTTCTACACCGCTGTCCAGTTTCCGATCTGATGATATATCAAAGCTCCCCTGACCCGACTGATTTCAAAATGATGGTTTCACTGcccaaccttctctgtgttgagaaatgctgtgaagggactggatgtcttcccacagttgtgTACAGTTGTTCCTTGGGTGATAGTCAGGATCTATCTGCGgtgtctatcctctctgtattctctcGTGTAGTACAgtgcaatccttctgtaaaacaggaaaaagAAACAGGAttttctccaactctctctcctcctttgctgaTGGGGCTGACTCCTCAATTTTTTACTTATACTTTCATTGGAtgtaagccagcatttattgcccaaccctaattgcccttgagaaggtattggtgagctgccttcttgaacagctgtgtccatttggtgtaggtacacccacaatgctgttagggagagagttctgggattttaacccagcgatagtgaagtaTTATAGTCCCAAATCAGGATGCTGTGGATCTTGGAGGGGAACaggcaggtggttgtgttcccatgcatctgctgcccttgtccttctgggtggtagagtttgtggatttggaaggggctgtcaaaagagccttggtaagttgctgcagtgcatcttgtagatggtacacactgctgccactgtgtgttgtggTGGAAGGTTTCAGTtggtggacagggtgccaatcagcagacagctttgtcctggatggagtcgagcttcttgagcgttgtgggagctgcattcatccaggcaaatggagagtattccatcacactcctgacttgtgccttgtagatggtggacaggctttagggagtgaggaggtgagttacacaccgcagtattcccagtctctgatgtgctcttgtagtcacaatatttatatgactgTTCCAGTTTactttctggttaatggtaacccctcgcctgcccctgcccacctccctaccccaggatgttgacagtgggggatttagtgatggtattgccattgaatgtcatggggaaatggttggattctcccttatTAGAGTTGgggtcatcgcctggcacttttgtggcatgaatgttacttgccatttaacaGCCCAAGCTTTAATGTTGTCCAGAAAATAGTGTATatgggcatgggctgcttcaatgtcagaggagtcaagaatggtgcCTGAACATTGTGTAGTCATCAGCAAGTATCCACATTCTGACAACATAGGTTTGAAGTCGaagttgaagactcccagggtaactccctctcaactgtataccactgtgcccccacctctggtgggtctgtcctgctggtgggacagaacatatccagtgagggtgatggtagtatctgggacattgtaaggtttaatttagtgaatatgactatgtcaggctgttgtagctgtaggacagctctcccaattttggcagaagcccccagatgttagtgaggaggattttgcaggattgacagggctgggtgtgctgttgtcatttccgatgCTTAGGTTGATACCAAGTGCTCTCTCCAATTTCAAAGCTTTGTGGCTTTGTGGCGTTTTGATAGAACTGGCTTGCTCGTCCATCTCAGAGGACAgttcagagtcaactacattgctgtggacctggagtcacacgtaggccagaccagataagggtggcagatttccttccctaaaggacattaatgatccagatgggttatgatgacaatcgacaatggtttcctggtcaccattactgagactagcttttaattccagatttattaatttaatttaaattccaccagctgctgcagggGGAGTTTGAACTCAGGTtctccctgggcctctggattaccaatccaggTACTATACACCACCTTCCAGTTAGAGACTGCTCCACAGTAAGTGCCAGTCTGCTATTCTCCTATTGGGAGAATCAGATACAGgtcctttctttttcctcaatTGACTGTCAGACGccctctgtttccagcagggacactgaagagtgaacaggagcaatttgtataaattctgTTCGTTCACTCACCTACAGGAAGTGAAGCAGTTGTGgaaaaggaagggaagggaatgggcagagtgggtgggctcTCTGAATGACGTCTCTCACAGCCAATCAGGAGCATGTTAAAAATCCTGTCCACGGTTAAAATGTCAATCATTTTGCTCAGCCAGTCATAGAAGAGGGGAGGGGGCCTTTTCTGATTTGACTATGCCTCCCAGTTCTGCGCGGGCGCAGtggaggaaaaaaaaataaaaacaaaaaaactgcggatgctggaaatccaaaacaaaaacagaattacctggaaaaactcagcaggtctggcagcatcggcggagaagaaaagacacGCAACCACAAGGGACTCACATTTCCCTTGCTGCATGTGCCTGCGTAGTGAGGAGCAACATGGAATCAGGGGAGACCCAGCCCGGGCCTGATGGGAGTTGTAGTTCTTGCGTGCGCAGCGGCGGTTGGTGCCTAGCGTTCGAATTTGAGAAAGCGCGAGCGTGGGCGGTGCTGGAATTGGAGGTGTGCATTTGTAAATCCCAGCCCCGGGCGGCGGGAACCAGGATCGCAGCAGTTTAaccccctctccttcacccccatcaccccactccctgaGTAACAGAATCACTCCCCAAGCACTGGTTCAATCTCTTCCCCCAGTGTCttgtctgttcctctctctcatgcccctcTCCCCTGTGCCCCTCCTGTGTTTTGTATCCTTTCACAGGATGGGGGCTtagctggctggaccagcatttattgcccaaccctaattgcccttgagtaggtgatgatgagctgccttcttgaactgctgcagttcatgtggtgtaggtacacccacagtgctgttaggaaggaagttccaggattttgacccagtgacagggaaggaacgggatatatttccaaatcaggatggtgagtgactcggaggaaACTTCTAGGTTAATGTGTTCCAttcatctgctgcacttgtctagATATTCGAgttcgtggatttggaaggtgctgtcttgagcagccttggtgagttactacaATGTATTTGAAGATGGTACACAGGCTGCTACTGTGCAATGATGGTTGATGGAGTgactgttgaaggtgctggatggggtacgaatcaagcggactgctttctcttggatggtgtcgagctccttgcattgtaggagctgcacccatccagacaagtggggagtattccatcacactcctgacttgtgcattgtagatggtggacaggctttggggagtcaggaggtgggtttctCATcgtaggattcctagtctctgacctgctcttgtagccacagtatttatatggctagtccagttcaatttctggtcaatggtaaccccaaggatgttaataatgggggattcagcgatgataatgccattgaatgttatggggtgatggttagattctctcttgttggagatggtcattgcctggcacttatgtaacatgaatgttactttccacttgtcagcccaagtctggatatcatccaggtcttgctgaatttggatatggactgcttcagtatctgaggagtcgcaaatggtgctgaacattgtgcaatcatgaacgaacatccccacttatgaccttaggatggaaggaaagtcattgatgaagcagctgaagatgttaggcctcagacactaccctgaggaactcctgcagtgatgtcctggaactgagatgattgatctccaacaatcacaaccgtcttcctttgtgctagttttctAAAACTccaagttttcctcctgattcccattgactccagttttgccaggactccttgatatgaacaaggagcaggagtaggccattcggcccctcgaggctgctccgccatttaataaaatcatggctgatatgatagaACCCTTAAATCTGCATCTGGTCTATCCCTGGTAACCTATCACTCTCTTGctttcctcctgcactcttcattgaaccatgtttgatcccctggcttgaaggtaatggaagagtgggggatataccgggctatgaggtttcagattgtggttgtatacaattctgatgttgctgatggcccacagcgtcccTCATGGACGCTCAATCTTGAGTTCCTAGATCTGCTTGAAATCTATGaaatttagcacggtggtggtgccCCACAACACGATAgcgggtatcctcaatatgaagacgggacttcatctccacaaggactgtgcgctgGTCGCTCCCGTCaccactgtcatggacagatgcatctgccacaGGTAGACTGGTGAGGACGAGGTTAAGTAGGTTTTCCcttctttttggttccctcaccatctgccccaGACTTAGCTTAGCAGCTACATCCTTTAGAACTCGGCCAGCTTATTCAGTTAAGTGCTACCAAACCAcgattggtgatggacattgaaatccacCACACCCAGAGGACATTCTTGCCAccgtcagtgcttcctccaaatggtgttcaacatagaggcgtactgattcatcagctgagggggggcaTTTCCTTACTtgataatcaacaggaggtttccttgcccctgtttgaccatgagacttcatagggtctggaaccaatgttgaggactcctgactgtataccactgtgccgccacctctgctgggtctgtcctgtcagtgggagggatggtgatggtggtgtctgggacattgtaaggtgtgattcagtgagtgtgactgtgtcaggctgttgcttgatgaacctgtgagacagctctcccaattttggcacaagccgccagatgttggtaaggaagAATTTGCAGAAGTGACAGGGgtgggtttgctgttgtcatttccagtgtctaCTTTGATGATGGGTGATCCTTCCTTTTCATAGACTTTGGAGCAGTTTTGttagaactgagtggtttgctaggccttttcagagggcacttaagagttaaccacattgctgttgttctggagtcaaatgtaggcccaAAGAGGTAAAGACAGCAGTtttctgtgcccctctctctcgtgcTACCCCCTCTCGTGCGTCCCCCTTGCTCGTGCGTCCCTCTCGCTCGTGCGTCCCACTTTTTcttatgtccctctctctctctctctcttgtgtcccGCTCCCTTGTGCATGTCCTGATCCCACCactgcacatcatcactgccttggatgctgtgggtcttctTCTGAGCTGCTATCAAACACATCCGAGGCTACACATCTCACACTGATGTCAGTTTGAAAGCCTCTGAGGATGAAGCATTTTCCCACACTAGAAATCTGTCAGATGTTTGCCAGGGGGAACTGAGACAGAAATCAGATAAAGCTTTTGTGACATTTTCAAGCCTCCTGATACACCAGAGAATTCACACACAAGAAAAACTCCTCAGCTGTGAGGTGTGTGAGGCACACCACTGATTTCTCAAATCTCCTGAGACACCAGAGGATTCACGTATGAGGTGTATGACAAATCATTCATGCAGTCAGCAAATCTGCGTGTACACCAAtgcattcacaccggggagaaaccattcacatgcaaGGTGTTTGACAAATCATTCTTACAGTTAACAAACCTATGTGCACACCAAAACtgtcacacaggggagaaactgTTCGTGTGAGATGTGTGACAGGCCCTCACACTGTTATTAAAGCTCCTGATCCATCACTGGATCCACACTGGAGAAATCATTCATGTGTGAGGAGTACAACAAATCATTCTTGAATCAAATGGTGCTCTGCAGACACTGATGCTGGGGAGAAACCGTtcatgtgtgaggtgtgtgacaaatcattcatGTGGTCATTGGAGCTCTGTGGACACCAAAGCATTCATacgggagaaaccattcacatgcaaGATGTGTAACAA
The nucleotide sequence above comes from Carcharodon carcharias isolate sCarCar2 chromosome 19, sCarCar2.pri, whole genome shotgun sequence. Encoded proteins:
- the LOC121291124 gene encoding zinc finger protein 271-like, whose protein sequence is MLKHQLIHTGEKCEVCNKSFSLSTLRVHQHIHSGEKPFKCELCDKSFSHLSRLLLHQTVHTGEKPFMCEVCEKSFSSSSDLHRHQHIHSGEKPFKCKTCNKSFSLSSKLLLHQRIHTGEKPFRCEVCEKSFSVSSGLLRHKRTHTGEKPFKCEVCEKSFSVSSSLLRHKRTHSGEKPFKCEVCDKSFSVSSGLLLHQRIHTGEKPFRCEVCEKSFSVSSGLLIHQRIHTGEKPFRCEVCEKSF